The following proteins come from a genomic window of Fontisubflavum oceani:
- a CDS encoding Ig-like domain-containing protein, with protein sequence MSSITPDPFAEGDLTLVMQSDEVIPGFGSGALQITNGTLTSQSQPNARTLNIVITPTDPGPVTVRLPAGAFGDAAGNTTGEATLSREYGPDVTAPRLVSVTRLQPATTPSNAHMLNWRLAFDEPVMGFDASDLSIAGAVPGTVVVSPITDMLYDVVVSGGDIPSLSGTVTLGFAVAQNITDLAGNTLTNLSTSGSPDTREALLDNTAPGVTLSSSAASPSNAASFPLMIVFDEPVSGFDDRDVSVTGGMISAISGSGATYSATLTPSADGMVTAMINAAVAVDAAGNGNLAATALSIRSDRTVPDVAISGLPALIMGAVPLTVRFSEDVTGFAEGDIAVENATLSGFSGSGRAYSVTLTPNSDGAVSIQVPANRAEDAAGNGNQESGSIAATADLNPPSVSITGLPALLNGAVTITVTFDESVSGFDVTDLVLSNASVSGLSGADAVYQVLLTPLADGPVTVGVRADAAQDGAGRFNTVSNTATATADLSAPSVMITGVPPDLAGPTLVTIRFSEPVTGFTVEDLTLSNAQISMFSGSGAEYLVTLTPEADGPVSLFLPADAAIDMAGNGNTASDPISALADMSGPKVNISALLPMITGPTSVNLTFSEPVFGLELSDFETVNAQLSALTGTGSSYALPDHTRCGWSGLAAPTCRAAERCGGKSEPCI encoded by the coding sequence TTGAGTTCAATCACGCCCGATCCGTTCGCCGAGGGCGATTTAACCCTTGTGATGCAAAGCGATGAGGTGATCCCAGGGTTTGGAAGCGGCGCACTTCAGATCACCAACGGCACGCTTACAAGTCAAAGCCAACCTAATGCGCGCACCCTGAACATTGTCATCACCCCGACCGACCCCGGACCTGTGACCGTGCGATTGCCAGCCGGTGCGTTTGGCGACGCCGCCGGGAATACAACCGGCGAAGCAACCCTATCGCGGGAATATGGCCCCGATGTCACCGCACCGCGGCTGGTTTCCGTCACGCGACTCCAGCCCGCGACAACGCCAAGCAACGCCCATATGCTGAACTGGCGCTTGGCATTCGATGAGCCCGTCATGGGTTTCGATGCCAGCGATTTGTCGATTGCCGGGGCTGTGCCCGGGACCGTTGTGGTCAGTCCGATAACGGACATGCTCTATGATGTTGTGGTCTCTGGGGGAGATATCCCGTCTCTGAGCGGGACGGTCACCTTAGGTTTCGCAGTGGCCCAAAACATCACCGATCTCGCGGGCAATACCCTCACCAATCTCAGCACGAGCGGCAGCCCGGATACGCGGGAGGCGCTTTTGGACAACACGGCGCCTGGCGTTACTCTGTCAAGCAGCGCCGCATCGCCAAGCAACGCGGCCAGCTTCCCGCTGATGATCGTCTTTGACGAGCCGGTGAGCGGCTTTGATGATCGCGATGTGAGTGTCACGGGCGGCATGATCAGCGCGATCTCCGGCAGCGGCGCGACCTATAGCGCAACACTGACGCCGAGCGCCGATGGGATGGTGACGGCAATGATCAATGCGGCGGTGGCTGTTGATGCCGCCGGCAACGGCAATCTCGCGGCCACCGCCCTGAGCATCCGCTCTGATCGGACCGTGCCAGACGTTGCTATATCCGGGCTGCCCGCTCTTATCATGGGAGCGGTGCCGCTGACCGTTCGCTTCTCCGAAGACGTCACTGGCTTTGCGGAAGGTGATATTGCGGTTGAGAACGCCACACTCTCGGGATTTTCCGGGAGTGGCCGCGCCTATTCTGTGACCCTGACCCCAAATTCCGATGGTGCGGTCTCTATTCAGGTCCCGGCAAACCGGGCCGAGGATGCGGCGGGAAACGGCAATCAGGAGAGTGGATCGATAGCAGCGACAGCGGATTTAAACCCGCCCAGTGTGTCGATCACCGGGCTTCCGGCCCTTCTGAACGGAGCCGTGACAATCACGGTGACATTCGATGAGTCCGTGAGCGGGTTTGACGTCACTGATCTGGTGCTCAGCAATGCCTCGGTCAGTGGTTTGTCCGGAGCCGATGCGGTGTATCAGGTCCTGCTAACACCTCTCGCCGATGGCCCGGTGACCGTGGGCGTCAGGGCAGATGCGGCCCAAGATGGGGCAGGGCGGTTCAATACCGTCTCGAACACTGCCACCGCGACCGCAGATTTGAGCGCCCCGTCGGTGATGATCACAGGGGTTCCGCCGGATCTGGCGGGGCCAACGCTTGTGACGATCCGGTTCAGCGAGCCGGTGACCGGGTTCACGGTCGAAGATTTGACGCTGAGCAATGCGCAGATAAGCATGTTTTCCGGGAGTGGGGCGGAGTATCTGGTCACACTGACCCCAGAGGCGGACGGCCCCGTCAGCCTGTTTCTGCCAGCCGATGCCGCCATCGATATGGCGGGCAATGGCAATACAGCTTCCGATCCAATTTCTGCGCTGGCGGATATGTCCGGCCCGAAGGTCAATATTTCAGCCTTGCTGCCCATGATCACCGGCCCAACCT
- a CDS encoding Ig-like domain-containing protein, whose protein sequence is MIALTVPPALSDNIYDLVFRIQPKADISDVSLDCATSFGTSTAPPFYLASYRANVDGLPNACTLRYVADVTAVMVEFTATVTTDGSTKTASLDVTSVREGSSADTDAPTIASLTRIRPTTELTGAVPELVWQIAFDEDVQNVDVSDFVATGGEGSLGLRRLTDRQYEITFQGAVLMSGNGPLTLSLVPGQDITDLVGNALTDTAPIGANEPSFILDTARPRPTIGSSASAATNLAVIPLTIQFSEAVTELTLGDFIVSGGAISGFSGTEADYSANLTPSGDGVITVDLPSAAALDQVGQPSLAAETFTITSDRRAPRVASIERRTPTDALSNADSLTWRVVFDEPVTGVGAEDFTLSGTSADLSVAAIDSTQYDVTASGGLLASFEGTVSLAVTGSAAIQDLATNSISDPQPVGANESYTLDNTAPSSA, encoded by the coding sequence TTGATTGCGCTCACCGTGCCGCCCGCGCTGAGCGACAACATATATGACTTGGTGTTCCGGATTCAGCCAAAGGCCGACATCTCTGATGTCTCACTTGATTGCGCCACATCTTTTGGCACGTCGACAGCGCCGCCCTTCTACCTAGCGTCTTATCGGGCGAATGTGGATGGGCTGCCAAATGCATGCACCTTGCGTTACGTGGCTGATGTGACCGCCGTGATGGTTGAGTTCACCGCGACCGTGACGACCGATGGAAGCACAAAGACGGCCAGCCTAGATGTCACGAGCGTGCGCGAGGGCAGCAGCGCGGATACTGATGCACCGACCATCGCCAGCCTGACACGGATCCGCCCGACGACAGAGTTGACCGGTGCCGTGCCGGAACTGGTCTGGCAGATTGCCTTTGATGAGGACGTCCAGAATGTCGATGTCAGTGATTTTGTCGCGACCGGAGGGGAAGGCTCTCTCGGTCTGCGTCGACTGACCGACCGCCAATATGAGATCACCTTTCAAGGCGCGGTGCTTATGTCCGGTAATGGACCGCTAACATTGAGCTTGGTGCCGGGGCAAGACATCACCGACTTGGTGGGTAATGCACTGACCGACACCGCCCCGATCGGGGCCAATGAACCGAGTTTCATTTTGGATACGGCGCGACCGAGGCCCACGATCGGCAGCAGCGCAAGTGCCGCGACCAATCTCGCGGTGATCCCGCTGACAATCCAGTTTTCAGAAGCCGTGACCGAGTTGACCTTGGGTGATTTCATCGTCTCCGGCGGCGCGATCAGCGGGTTTTCAGGAACCGAAGCGGATTACAGTGCGAACCTGACCCCCTCGGGCGACGGTGTAATAACGGTCGACCTTCCGTCCGCCGCTGCATTGGATCAGGTGGGGCAACCCAGCCTGGCGGCGGAGACCTTCACGATCACATCGGATCGCCGCGCGCCACGTGTTGCGTCGATCGAACGCCGGACACCAACTGATGCCTTGAGCAATGCGGACAGCCTGACGTGGCGGGTTGTGTTCGACGAACCCGTAACCGGTGTCGGCGCGGAGGATTTTACGCTTTCGGGAACCAGTGCGGATCTGTCTGTGGCCGCGATCGACTCAACTCAATATGACGTAACAGCCTCTGGCGGTCTTCTGGCGAGTTTCGAAGGCACCGTCAGCTTAGCGGTGACCGGAAGCGCGGCGATACAGGATCTGGCCACAAACTCGATCAGTGATCCGCAGCCGGTCGGAGCAAACGAGAGCTATACGCTCGACAACACCGCCCCGTCATCAGCTTGA
- a CDS encoding FAD assembly factor SdhE — MQEEPRDIRLKRLKMRAEHRGIKEMDLILGGWAAAHLATASDAEVDLFEAILAEADHDLYNWVTGQTVVPAAYKNFMAELSKTISGDNA; from the coding sequence ATGCAAGAAGAGCCGCGTGACATTCGCCTAAAACGTCTGAAGATGCGGGCCGAACATCGCGGGATCAAGGAGATGGATTTGATCCTGGGCGGGTGGGCGGCGGCGCATCTTGCAACCGCCTCCGACGCAGAAGTGGACCTGTTTGAGGCCATCTTGGCCGAGGCCGATCACGACCTTTACAATTGGGTGACCGGGCAAACGGTTGTGCCAGCGGCCTATAAGAATTTCATGGCTGAACTGTCCAAAACGATCAGTGGCGACAACGCCTAA
- a CDS encoding helix-turn-helix domain-containing protein has protein sequence MTQEAILGAGWFDEDTATFGDRLAGARDAAGLSQAELARRLGTKTKTIKGWENDQNEPRANKLQMVAGLLNVSIMWLLTGQGEGLDGPEMVESLPTGVEDMLAEMRKLRAEQAQIAEKMGRLEKRLRGALAETS, from the coding sequence ATGACCCAAGAGGCAATACTCGGCGCAGGCTGGTTTGACGAAGACACGGCCACCTTTGGCGACCGTCTGGCCGGTGCGCGTGATGCCGCCGGGTTGAGCCAGGCCGAGTTGGCGCGACGCTTGGGCACCAAGACCAAGACCATCAAGGGTTGGGAGAACGACCAAAACGAGCCCCGGGCCAACAAATTGCAGATGGTGGCGGGGCTGTTGAACGTGTCGATCATGTGGCTCCTGACCGGGCAGGGCGAGGGGCTGGACGGCCCTGAAATGGTCGAGAGCTTGCCCACAGGTGTCGAAGACATGCTGGCAGAGATGCGCAAGCTGCGCGCCGAGCAGGCGCAGATTGCCGAGAAAATGGGCCGGTTGGAAAAACGCCTGCGAGGCGCGTTGGCAGAGACCTCCTGA
- a CDS encoding pyridoxal phosphate-dependent aminotransferase — MPFLSDTLSRVKPSPTIAVSNLAAELKAAGKDVIGLGAGEPDFDTPQNIKDAAKAAIDAGKTKYTAPDGIPELKQAICAKFKRDNGLDYAPAQVSVGTGGKQILYNALMATLNPGDEVVIPAPYWVSYPDMVLLAGGEPVIAEAQAQTNYKLTPEQLEAAITPKTKWFIFNSPSNPTGAGYTAEELKGLTDVLMRHPHVWVMTDDMYEHLVYGDFEFATPAEVEPGLYDRTLTCNGVSKAYAMTGWRIGYAAGPEELIKAMRKIQSQSTSNPSSISQWAAVEALNGTQDYIPENNEIFKRRRDLVVEMLNAAEGITCATPEGAFYVYPSIAGCMGKTSPAGTVIDSDETFATALLEEKGVAVVFGGAFGLSPNFRVSYATSDDNLKNACTRIQEFCAGLS, encoded by the coding sequence ATGCCCTTCCTGTCTGACACTCTGTCCCGTGTGAAACCCTCGCCGACCATCGCGGTTTCGAACCTGGCTGCCGAGTTGAAGGCCGCGGGCAAGGATGTGATCGGTCTGGGTGCAGGGGAACCCGATTTCGATACGCCTCAGAACATCAAAGATGCCGCGAAGGCCGCGATCGATGCGGGTAAGACGAAATACACCGCGCCGGACGGTATCCCAGAGTTGAAACAGGCGATCTGCGCCAAGTTCAAACGCGACAATGGGTTGGACTATGCGCCGGCGCAGGTCTCCGTCGGCACCGGCGGCAAACAGATCCTCTATAACGCCCTGATGGCGACCCTGAACCCAGGCGACGAGGTGGTGATCCCCGCGCCCTATTGGGTCAGCTACCCCGATATGGTGCTCCTGGCCGGGGGTGAGCCGGTGATTGCTGAGGCCCAGGCGCAGACCAATTACAAGCTGACGCCCGAACAGCTTGAGGCCGCGATCACGCCGAAAACCAAATGGTTCATCTTCAATTCGCCCTCCAACCCGACCGGCGCGGGGTATACGGCGGAGGAGCTGAAAGGTCTGACCGATGTGTTGATGCGCCACCCGCATGTCTGGGTGATGACCGACGATATGTATGAGCACCTGGTCTATGGGGATTTCGAGTTCGCGACCCCGGCGGAAGTGGAGCCTGGGCTCTATGACCGCACGCTGACCTGTAACGGCGTCTCCAAAGCCTATGCGATGACCGGCTGGCGGATCGGCTATGCCGCCGGCCCCGAAGAGTTGATCAAAGCGATGCGGAAAATCCAGTCGCAATCGACCTCCAACCCCTCCTCGATCAGCCAATGGGCCGCTGTCGAGGCGCTGAACGGCACGCAGGATTACATCCCTGAAAACAATGAGATTTTTAAACGTCGCCGCGATCTGGTCGTTGAGATGCTGAACGCGGCTGAGGGCATCACCTGCGCGACACCGGAGGGCGCGTTTTATGTCTACCCGTCGATCGCGGGCTGCATGGGCAAGACCTCACCTGCAGGCACAGTGATCGATAGCGACGAGACGTTTGCGACCGCGCTGCTGGAGGAAAAAGGCGTGGCCGTGGTCTTTGGCGGCGCGTTTGGGCTCAGCCCGAATTTCCGGGTGTCCTACGCCACTTCGGATGACAACTTAAAAAACGCCTGCACGCGCATCCAAGAGTTCTGCGCGGGGCTGAGCTAA
- a CDS encoding VOC family protein translates to MKPRISMITLGVKDLPRAVAFYHDGLGLPKIDSPPSVAFFNLNGSWLGLFGRDALAEDADVSGAGQGFSGVTLSHNLASEAEVDALLEEAVAAGATLVKAATKADWGGYHGYFSDLDGHLWEVAYNPFGWIGPEDTPSV, encoded by the coding sequence ATGAAGCCGCGCATCAGCATGATCACCCTTGGCGTCAAAGACCTGCCACGCGCGGTGGCCTTCTATCACGATGGGCTGGGTCTGCCGAAAATCGACAGCCCGCCCAGTGTGGCGTTTTTCAATCTCAACGGCAGTTGGCTGGGCTTGTTTGGCCGCGATGCCTTGGCCGAAGATGCGGACGTTTCAGGCGCGGGGCAGGGGTTTTCCGGCGTGACCCTGTCGCACAATCTTGCGTCTGAGGCCGAGGTCGACGCGCTCTTGGAGGAGGCCGTTGCGGCGGGCGCCACGCTGGTCAAAGCCGCAACCAAGGCCGATTGGGGCGGGTATCATGGCTATTTCAGCGATCTGGACGGGCATCTCTGGGAGGTGGCTTATAATCCATTTGGCTGGATTGGCCCTGAGGATACGCCGTCCGTGTAA
- the purB gene encoding adenylosuccinate lyase codes for MIPRYARPEMTAIWDPATKFRIWYEIEAHACDAQAKLGVIPQENADAVWKAKDVEFDVARIDEIEAVTKHDVIAFLTHLAEIIGNDEARFVHQGMTSSDVLDTTFNIQLVRAADILLADMDRLLAALKTRALEHKMDVRIGRSHGIHAEPTTMGLTFARFYAEMDRNKNRLEKARWEVATGAISGAVGTFANIDPAVEEHVCEQLGLRAEPISTQVIPRDRHAMFFATLGVIASSIENIATEIRHMQRTEVLEAEEFFSKGQKGSSAMPHKRNPVLTENLTGLARLVRMAVVPAMENVALWHERDISHSSVERGIGPDATVTLDFALNRLAGVIEKLVIYPDNMLANMNKFRGLVMSQRVLLALTQAGVSREDAYRLVQRNAMKVWEEGKDFKTELLGDAEVTAALSPAEIEEKFDLGYHTKHVDTIFARVFGD; via the coding sequence ATGATCCCCCGTTACGCCCGCCCCGAGATGACCGCCATTTGGGACCCCGCCACCAAGTTCCGCATTTGGTATGAGATCGAGGCCCATGCCTGCGACGCGCAGGCCAAGCTTGGCGTGATCCCGCAGGAAAACGCGGATGCGGTCTGGAAAGCCAAAGATGTGGAGTTCGACGTGGCCCGGATCGATGAGATCGAGGCGGTCACCAAACATGATGTCATCGCGTTTCTGACGCATCTGGCCGAGATCATCGGCAATGATGAAGCCCGGTTCGTGCATCAAGGCATGACCTCGTCGGATGTGCTCGACACCACGTTCAACATCCAACTGGTGCGTGCGGCGGATATTCTGTTGGCCGATATGGACCGGCTCTTGGCGGCGCTCAAGACGCGGGCGCTGGAGCATAAGATGGATGTGCGGATCGGGCGGTCACATGGCATTCATGCGGAACCGACCACCATGGGTCTGACCTTCGCGCGGTTTTATGCCGAGATGGACCGCAACAAAAACCGGCTGGAAAAGGCCCGCTGGGAAGTGGCGACAGGGGCGATTTCCGGTGCGGTGGGGACCTTTGCCAATATCGACCCGGCGGTGGAGGAGCATGTTTGCGAGCAGCTTGGCCTGCGGGCAGAGCCGATCTCAACCCAGGTGATCCCGCGGGACCGGCATGCGATGTTCTTCGCCACGCTTGGGGTGATCGCCTCCTCAATCGAAAACATCGCCACCGAAATCCGGCATATGCAGCGGACCGAGGTTTTGGAGGCCGAAGAGTTCTTCTCCAAGGGTCAGAAGGGGTCCTCGGCGATGCCGCATAAGCGCAATCCGGTTCTGACGGAGAACTTGACCGGCTTGGCGCGGTTGGTGCGGATGGCGGTGGTGCCGGCGATGGAGAATGTGGCGCTTTGGCATGAGCGCGACATCTCGCATTCTTCGGTTGAGCGCGGGATTGGCCCGGATGCGACGGTGACGTTGGATTTCGCCCTGAATCGGCTGGCGGGTGTGATTGAGAAACTGGTGATCTATCCCGACAATATGCTGGCCAATATGAACAAATTCCGCGGCCTAGTGATGAGCCAGCGGGTGCTTCTGGCGCTGACCCAAGCCGGGGTGAGCCGGGAAGATGCCTATCGCCTGGTGCAGCGCAACGCGATGAAGGTCTGGGAAGAGGGCAAGGATTTCAAAACCGAGCTTCTTGGCGATGCGGAGGTCACCGCCGCGCTCAGCCCCGCCGAGATCGAAGAGAAGTTCGACCTGGGCTATCACACCAAACATGTGGACACGATTTTCGCGCGGGTGTTCGGCGACTAA
- a CDS encoding DUF6314 family protein, giving the protein MISLAALEGVWRLERQIEDRRAKLTGHLTGEARWVPDRDGLLQIETGLLHYGDAPPMQAERRYLWRDGTHGLEVSFEDGCPFHKVDPTTPEADHFCAPDSYRVRYELADWPRWSSRWRVTGPHKDAVIFSRYSR; this is encoded by the coding sequence GTGATTTCTCTGGCCGCGCTCGAGGGTGTCTGGCGGCTCGAGCGCCAGATCGAGGATCGCCGGGCGAAGCTGACCGGGCACCTGACCGGCGAAGCACGTTGGGTGCCGGACCGTGACGGGCTTCTCCAGATCGAAACCGGCCTGCTCCACTATGGCGATGCCCCGCCGATGCAGGCCGAGCGGCGCTATCTTTGGCGCGATGGGACCCATGGGCTTGAGGTGTCCTTCGAGGACGGCTGCCCATTCCATAAGGTCGATCCGACAACGCCCGAAGCCGACCATTTCTGCGCGCCGGACAGCTATCGTGTGCGCTATGAGCTTGCCGACTGGCCGAGATGGTCCAGCCGATGGCGGGTGACCGGCCCGCACAAGGACGCGGTGATTTTCAGTCGATATAGTCGATAG
- a CDS encoding CAP domain-containing protein: protein MQAANYPFEGSWASGENIAWQSERGADGIADDVIQLHQGLMESPAHRANILNPDFTEIGIGIERGDMEGFDSVVVTQNFARTDGDTSGSVEPDAAPEPVPTPEPDPAPAPDPTPEPTPDLAPTPEPEPQPDPTPTPTPEPDMVGCEDTDVQFGTTGDDEITAKDDWAMVFADAGNDTVTGSDGHDYLDGEAGDDALTGEQGDDALIGGEGNDALDGGEGMDYLVGGAGDDIMTGGLGEDIFHFIGGNDRITDFAIGEDVLVLDAFLVNLGIALEAAFSDAAEVVDGNAVVDFGDGDALTLDGITDVAEMDVFWFIC from the coding sequence ATGCAGGCCGCAAACTATCCGTTTGAAGGCTCGTGGGCGTCTGGCGAGAACATCGCCTGGCAGTCCGAACGTGGCGCAGATGGGATTGCGGATGATGTGATCCAACTGCACCAAGGATTGATGGAAAGCCCCGCGCATCGCGCAAACATTCTCAACCCCGACTTCACCGAGATCGGGATTGGCATCGAACGTGGCGACATGGAGGGCTTCGACTCGGTTGTTGTGACACAGAACTTTGCGCGGACCGATGGCGATACCTCTGGGTCCGTCGAACCCGATGCCGCGCCAGAGCCCGTGCCAACACCTGAGCCAGATCCGGCCCCGGCACCAGACCCGACCCCAGAGCCGACCCCCGATCTGGCCCCAACGCCAGAGCCCGAGCCACAACCAGATCCCACACCCACCCCGACACCAGAGCCAGATATGGTCGGTTGCGAAGACACGGATGTGCAATTTGGGACGACCGGCGATGATGAGATCACGGCCAAAGACGATTGGGCGATGGTCTTCGCAGATGCTGGCAATGACACGGTCACGGGGTCGGACGGTCACGACTATCTTGATGGCGAGGCAGGTGACGACGCATTGACAGGCGAGCAGGGGGACGACGCTCTGATCGGGGGTGAGGGCAACGATGCTTTGGACGGCGGCGAGGGGATGGATTATCTCGTCGGAGGCGCCGGTGACGACATCATGACCGGCGGATTAGGTGAAGATATCTTCCATTTCATCGGTGGCAATGACAGGATCACCGACTTTGCCATTGGCGAAGATGTCCTGGTCCTTGATGCGTTCCTTGTTAATCTTGGCATCGCTCTCGAAGCAGCCTTCTCCGATGCCGCCGAAGTGGTCGATGGCAATGCGGTTGTCGATTTCGGTGATGGCGACGCGCTAACACTGGACGGGATCACTGATGTCGCCGAGATGGACGTCTTTTGGTTCATTTGCTGA
- a CDS encoding CAP domain-containing protein: protein MSLASETERQMLDLINVERANAGLNPLKLNTLLNQSSEDHSTWMINTDTFSHTGQGDHRPRIVCRPQTIRLKARGRLARTSPGSPNVAQMGLRMM, encoded by the coding sequence ATGTCACTTGCGAGCGAAACTGAACGACAGATGCTTGATCTGATCAATGTGGAGAGGGCCAATGCCGGTTTGAACCCGTTGAAACTGAACACTCTCCTCAACCAGTCCAGCGAGGATCACAGCACCTGGATGATCAACACCGACACATTCTCCCATACCGGACAGGGGGATCATCGGCCACGGATCGTATGCAGGCCGCAAACTATCCGTTTGAAGGCTCGTGGGCGTCTGGCGAGAACATCGCCTGGCAGTCCGAACGTGGCGCAGATGGGATTGCGGATGATGTGA
- a CDS encoding class I SAM-dependent methyltransferase, giving the protein MDSMTFWDRTAARYAKSPIKNMEAYEHTMARTRSYLREGDHVLEIGAGTSSTAILLAPLVAQYTASDISAEMVGIGREKVWNAGLKNLDVVQAEADADTIGTPPYDAVLAYNLLHLLEDMNAGVTQAYAQLKPGGYFISKTVCLRGKWYLRPVIWAMQAIGKAPFVAFLSGADVEHVIAGAGFELVETDTHPTGGISRFVVARKPDR; this is encoded by the coding sequence ATGGACAGTATGACATTTTGGGACCGTACCGCCGCGCGCTATGCGAAATCCCCGATCAAAAATATGGAAGCCTATGAGCACACGATGGCGCGGACCCGCAGCTATCTGCGTGAGGGTGATCATGTGTTGGAGATTGGCGCCGGTACGTCGTCGACCGCGATCCTTCTGGCGCCTTTGGTCGCTCAGTACACCGCCAGCGATATCTCGGCTGAGATGGTCGGTATCGGCCGCGAGAAGGTCTGGAACGCGGGTCTGAAAAATCTCGACGTGGTCCAAGCCGAGGCGGATGCAGACACAATTGGCACACCACCCTATGATGCGGTTTTGGCCTACAATCTGTTGCATCTGCTGGAGGACATGAACGCTGGCGTGACGCAGGCCTATGCGCAACTGAAACCCGGCGGGTATTTCATCTCCAAAACCGTGTGCTTGCGTGGGAAATGGTATCTGCGCCCGGTGATCTGGGCGATGCAAGCTATCGGTAAGGCGCCGTTTGTCGCCTTCCTGTCGGGGGCAGATGTGGAGCATGTGATCGCAGGGGCTGGGTTCGAACTGGTCGAGACCGACACCCATCCGACCGGTGGAATCAGCCGCTTTGTGGTGGCCCGGAAACCGGACCGTTGA
- a CDS encoding LysR family transcriptional regulator, with product MDWRSISFDWNQVRAFLATVEEGSLSAAARVLGQAQPTLGRQVTALEEALGVTLFDRVGKSLVLTPSGVDLLDHVRDMGEAATRISLAAAGQSQEIAGDVRISAADSTAAYILPDILADLRAQAPAIRIEISVSNEISDLRRREADIAIRHVPPKEPDLVARKLPGSMGHLYAAPSYLARYGRPQTVDDLIDHIFIGVDQTDRMIEVLRQHGLNLGHTNFPLLSSNTVAIWEMVRKGLGIGIMSEQIASRTESVEKIDPPGFLPIPVPVWLTTHQELHTSRRIRLVFDFLVERLSA from the coding sequence ATGGATTGGCGATCGATCTCCTTCGACTGGAACCAGGTCCGGGCGTTTCTGGCCACGGTCGAAGAAGGCTCGCTGTCCGCCGCAGCCCGTGTTTTGGGTCAGGCGCAACCAACTCTTGGCCGCCAAGTCACCGCGTTGGAAGAGGCGCTTGGTGTGACCCTTTTTGATCGGGTCGGCAAAAGCTTGGTCCTCACACCCTCCGGTGTCGATCTTCTCGACCATGTGCGTGACATGGGCGAGGCCGCGACCCGGATATCTCTTGCCGCCGCCGGACAGTCGCAAGAGATCGCGGGCGATGTGCGGATCTCGGCCGCCGACTCCACTGCGGCCTATATCCTGCCCGACATTCTGGCAGACCTGCGCGCGCAAGCGCCCGCGATCCGCATCGAAATCAGCGTTTCCAATGAAATCAGCGACCTGCGTCGTCGAGAGGCCGATATCGCGATCCGTCATGTCCCCCCAAAGGAGCCCGATCTGGTGGCGCGTAAATTACCGGGCAGCATGGGTCATCTATATGCTGCGCCGTCTTATCTGGCGCGTTATGGCCGCCCGCAGACCGTCGATGATCTGATCGATCACATCTTTATCGGGGTCGACCAGACCGACCGCATGATTGAGGTCTTGCGCCAACACGGGTTGAACCTCGGCCACACCAATTTCCCCCTTCTCTCCTCGAACACCGTCGCGATTTGGGAAATGGTCCGAAAGGGCCTCGGAATCGGGATCATGTCCGAGCAGATTGCCAGCAGAACCGAGTCTGTCGAAAAGATCGACCCGCCGGGATTTCTGCCAATCCCAGTGCCCGTCTGGCTCACCACGCACCAAGAGCTGCATACCAGCCGCCGCATTCGCCTTGTCTTTGATTTCCTTGTGGAGAGGCTTTCGGCCTAA
- a CDS encoding tetratricopeptide repeat protein, with product MYRAFLLAVAVGLPGQALAVGPDDSPPTPTETTMTCDEGFIWDGVIGRCVVIRESRLGDEALYEAARELAYAARYGDAIAALNQMSNQDDSHVLTMLGFTHRQAGRVALGLAYYDRAIDVDPDNLLARSYLGQAHVLAGRYNLARQELDQIRNRNGAGTWAETTLAQAIATGQTTDY from the coding sequence ATGTATCGCGCCTTTCTATTGGCAGTCGCAGTCGGCCTGCCGGGTCAGGCTCTCGCGGTCGGTCCAGATGATAGCCCGCCAACCCCGACCGAAACGACGATGACCTGCGATGAAGGGTTTATCTGGGATGGTGTGATCGGTCGCTGCGTGGTGATCCGCGAAAGCCGGTTGGGCGATGAGGCTCTTTACGAGGCCGCCCGCGAGTTGGCCTATGCCGCGCGCTATGGCGATGCCATCGCCGCGCTAAACCAAATGTCGAACCAAGACGATAGCCATGTGCTGACCATGCTCGGGTTCACCCACCGCCAAGCCGGGCGTGTGGCTCTTGGGCTGGCCTATTATGACCGGGCCATAGACGTCGACCCGGATAACCTTTTGGCGCGATCATATCTTGGCCAGGCGCATGTGCTGGCCGGGCGTTACAATCTGGCGCGGCAAGAACTGGACCAGATTCGCAATCGAAATGGCGCCGGCACATGGGCAGAAACCACACTGGCCCAAGCCATCGCCACCGGCCAAACCACAGATTACTAG